One Solirubrobacter pauli DNA segment encodes these proteins:
- a CDS encoding chemotaxis protein CheW translates to MSDTSSQQLVVFSLGSEEYALPIGSVHEIIRFSEPRSVASDVPWIRGVIGLRGKIIPIYDLASRIGIDAGDAEFGKIVIVETGTGQAGVVVGDVEEVLTVTAEQLEAVPSADLQTIESIAKIGDRLVILLNPEGLFAGSGVDELAAA, encoded by the coding sequence ATGTCTGACACCTCATCTCAGCAGCTCGTCGTCTTCAGCCTCGGGTCCGAGGAGTACGCGCTCCCGATCGGCTCAGTCCACGAGATCATCCGCTTTTCTGAGCCCCGCTCGGTGGCTTCCGACGTGCCGTGGATCCGCGGCGTCATCGGCCTGCGCGGCAAGATCATCCCGATCTACGACCTGGCCTCGCGCATCGGCATCGACGCCGGCGACGCCGAGTTCGGCAAGATCGTGATCGTCGAGACGGGCACCGGCCAGGCCGGCGTCGTCGTCGGCGACGTCGAGGAGGTCCTCACCGTCACGGCCGAGCAGCTCGAGGCCGTGCCGTCCGCCGACCTGCAGACGATCGAGTCGATCGCCAAGATCGGCGACCGCCTGGTCATCCTGCTCAACCCGGAGGGCCTCTTCGCCGGTTCCGGCGTTGACGAGCTCGCTGCCGCGTAG
- a CDS encoding competence/damage-inducible protein A, whose protein sequence is MTVRAGIIVTGTEVLSGLIRDANGPWLSEQLREAGVSLREIVVVGDRPEDLRRALDFFSDVDLVLTSGGLGPTADDLTAEVVASWAGTHMELDPALEERIWAIVNGLRKRIGGEEAPMRAGARKQAHVPVGAVVLEPRGTAPGFLIGASPLVAVLPGPPRELQAMWGDAVETEPLRALLASAGSLEQRILRFFPLSEPQIAATLRELDADALPFEITTCLRRGELEVASVYDEPAAGAYAAFEEELRARHGEVLFSDDGATIDEVIAGLLSGLTIATAESCTGGLMAGRLTDLAGSSAYVLGGVVVYSNEAKTTFADVPAELIAAHGAVSPEVASALSAGARARFGADLGIGITGIAGPGGGTPEKPVGTVCLSVAAPWGVEERTVRLPGSRTDVRDRTTTVALHMLHALLQRR, encoded by the coding sequence TTGACCGTCCGAGCGGGGATCATCGTCACCGGCACGGAGGTCCTCTCCGGGCTGATCCGGGACGCGAACGGGCCATGGCTGTCCGAGCAGCTGCGCGAGGCGGGCGTCTCGCTGCGCGAGATCGTGGTCGTCGGCGACCGGCCCGAGGACCTTCGCCGCGCGCTGGACTTCTTCTCGGACGTCGACCTCGTGCTGACGAGCGGCGGTCTCGGGCCGACCGCGGATGACCTGACGGCCGAGGTCGTGGCCTCCTGGGCGGGCACGCACATGGAGCTCGACCCGGCGCTCGAGGAGCGCATCTGGGCGATCGTGAACGGCCTGCGCAAGCGGATCGGCGGCGAGGAGGCCCCGATGCGGGCGGGTGCGCGCAAGCAGGCGCACGTGCCGGTCGGCGCCGTCGTGCTCGAGCCGCGCGGCACCGCGCCCGGGTTCCTGATCGGCGCGTCGCCGCTGGTGGCCGTGCTGCCGGGGCCGCCGCGTGAGCTGCAGGCGATGTGGGGCGACGCCGTGGAGACCGAGCCGCTGCGCGCGCTGCTCGCGTCCGCGGGGTCGCTCGAGCAGCGGATCCTGCGCTTCTTCCCGCTGTCGGAGCCGCAGATCGCGGCGACCCTGCGCGAGCTGGACGCGGACGCGCTGCCGTTCGAGATCACGACCTGCCTGCGGCGTGGTGAGCTGGAGGTGGCTTCCGTCTACGACGAGCCGGCCGCTGGGGCGTACGCGGCGTTCGAGGAGGAGCTGCGTGCCCGGCACGGCGAGGTGCTCTTCTCCGACGACGGCGCCACGATCGATGAGGTGATCGCCGGGCTGTTGTCCGGCCTGACGATCGCCACCGCCGAATCCTGCACGGGCGGGCTGATGGCCGGCCGGCTGACCGACCTCGCCGGCTCCTCGGCCTACGTGCTCGGCGGCGTCGTCGTCTACTCCAACGAGGCCAAGACCACCTTCGCCGACGTCCCCGCGGAGCTGATCGCCGCGCACGGCGCCGTCTCGCCCGAGGTGGCCTCAGCGCTGTCGGCGGGCGCGCGGGCCCGGTTCGGCGCCGACCTCGGCATCGGCATCACCGGCATCGCCGGCCCGGGCGGCGGCACGCCCGAGAAGCCGGTCGGCACGGTCTGCCTGAGCGTCGCCGCCCCGTGGGGCGTGGAGGAGCGCACGGTGCGCCTCCCGGGCTCCCGCACCGACGTGCGCGACCGCACGACCACGGTCGCGCTGCACATGCTCCACGCGCTGCTGCAACGGCGATGA
- a CDS encoding response regulator transcription factor — protein sequence MDAASRPVRVLVVEDDEEIAQVLQRSLRLEGYEVKLAADGVRGLDEAHAFLPDIIVLDLGLPRLDGIDVAKRLREDGDETPILMLTARDALESRVEGLDVGADDYLVKPFERQELLARLRALLRRRPPRGMAPLRVGDLTLNPDTHEVARGDRQIDLTQREFELLEYLMRNERLVISRQKLLDEVWGYDPFSITNTIEVFVSNLRRKLEAGGEPRLLHTVRGAGYVLRV from the coding sequence ATGGATGCCGCCAGCCGTCCCGTGCGCGTGCTCGTCGTCGAAGACGACGAGGAGATCGCCCAGGTTCTCCAGCGCTCGCTGCGCCTGGAGGGCTACGAGGTCAAGCTCGCCGCCGACGGCGTGCGCGGCCTCGACGAGGCTCACGCCTTCCTGCCGGACATCATCGTTCTGGACCTCGGCCTTCCGCGCCTCGACGGCATCGACGTCGCCAAGCGGCTGCGCGAGGACGGGGACGAGACGCCGATCCTCATGCTCACCGCGCGTGACGCCCTGGAGTCGCGCGTCGAGGGCCTGGACGTCGGCGCCGACGACTACCTGGTCAAGCCGTTCGAGCGCCAGGAGCTGCTGGCCCGCCTGCGCGCGCTGCTGCGCCGGCGCCCCCCGCGCGGCATGGCCCCGCTGCGCGTGGGTGACCTCACGCTCAACCCGGACACGCACGAGGTCGCGCGCGGCGACCGGCAGATCGACCTGACCCAGCGCGAGTTCGAGCTGCTCGAGTACCTGATGCGCAACGAGCGCCTCGTGATCAGCCGTCAGAAGCTGCTCGACGAGGTCTGGGGCTACGACCCGTTCTCGATCACGAACACCATCGAGGTGTTCGTGTCCAACCTCAGAAGGAAGCTCGAAGCCGGTGGCGAGCCCCGTCTCCTCCACACGGTCCGCGGCGCGGGCTACGTACTCCGCGTATAA
- a CDS encoding FtsK/SpoIIIE family DNA translocase, giving the protein MPAAKKKPKKKPAARARRSAPGLGLPALEQRQLDLIGLGLVGLGLFFGFLVYAGWEGGRVGSQAVEALKWLLGAGHYLVPMALVAAGAIVMLRPVLPAVRPFRSGAICLFLAVTLALSAGTLGLGPEGARPDWWDAAWVKTRGGMVGETLDWGLETLFGAVGAHIVAVFLFIAGVLLLTGASVASVVKFTTDSVSSTTRELRTAAKNAPRPRPRPRVRDDLATLERSTRVKVSTKAPATPEINEPPEFSSLWDTPPEDEPAPEPERLLIEPDEEPEPEPVMEFEPEPEDDEPEPEIEEVPELERLAEDQDEPGVTRGPAKPVDPEQLTPQGRYRSEVTDSPDFVWELPDANALERSSEDASRPDTAGQEKVAAQLIEALQHFKIEAKVIGMVAGPHITRYELRLAPGIKVGKVAQLKDDLAYALAAADIRILAPIPGKQAVGIEVPNARRRIVHLGDIYGQPPEDWSPLTVWLGKDVAGRAIGADLAKMPHLLVAGTTGAGKSACVNAMLSSILLRATPHEVRMVLVDPKQVELTHYDSIPHLLTPVITSPRQAATALQNLVREMEQRYGAMALARTRTLKDLNKVRATRDQPPLPYILCVIDELADLMMVAPADVEDSIIRIAQKARAVGIHLVLATQSPRVDVITGMIKANVPSRIAFAVSSQTDSRVILDQNGAEALLGMGDMLFSPVGSSRLQRIQGAYIDEPQIEAITGAWRDQGEPELREDLLEEVEEESTAEAEGAPDEFDPDEDPLLEDAIRLVAEMQTASTSMLQRRLRLGYTRAGRLIDMLERRGVISGYEGSKPRQVLVTEADVPRVLESLSKSPAKVPDDDVSPE; this is encoded by the coding sequence ATGCCTGCCGCCAAGAAGAAGCCCAAGAAGAAGCCCGCTGCCCGTGCGCGCCGCTCGGCGCCGGGACTCGGACTGCCCGCGCTGGAGCAGCGCCAGCTCGACCTGATCGGCCTCGGCCTCGTCGGCCTGGGCCTGTTCTTCGGGTTCCTCGTGTACGCCGGCTGGGAGGGCGGACGCGTGGGCTCGCAGGCGGTGGAAGCCCTCAAATGGCTGCTCGGCGCGGGGCACTACCTCGTGCCGATGGCGCTCGTCGCCGCGGGCGCGATCGTGATGCTGCGCCCCGTCCTGCCCGCCGTCCGACCGTTCCGGTCGGGCGCGATCTGCCTGTTCCTGGCCGTCACGCTGGCGCTGTCGGCGGGCACGCTCGGCCTCGGGCCGGAGGGCGCGCGTCCGGACTGGTGGGACGCGGCGTGGGTCAAGACGCGCGGCGGCATGGTGGGGGAGACCCTCGACTGGGGGCTCGAGACCCTGTTCGGCGCGGTCGGCGCGCACATCGTCGCGGTGTTCCTGTTCATCGCGGGCGTGCTGCTGCTGACCGGCGCGTCGGTGGCGAGCGTCGTCAAGTTCACGACCGACTCGGTGTCGTCGACCACGCGTGAGCTGCGCACGGCGGCCAAGAACGCGCCGCGGCCGCGTCCGCGCCCGCGGGTCCGCGACGACCTGGCGACGCTGGAGCGCTCCACGCGTGTGAAGGTGTCCACGAAGGCGCCGGCGACGCCGGAGATCAACGAGCCGCCGGAGTTCTCGTCGCTCTGGGACACGCCGCCCGAGGATGAGCCGGCGCCGGAGCCCGAGCGCCTCCTGATCGAGCCCGACGAGGAACCCGAGCCCGAGCCGGTCATGGAGTTCGAGCCGGAGCCCGAGGACGACGAGCCGGAGCCGGAGATCGAGGAGGTGCCCGAGCTCGAGCGCCTCGCCGAGGACCAGGACGAGCCGGGCGTCACGCGCGGCCCCGCCAAGCCGGTCGACCCGGAGCAGCTCACGCCGCAGGGCCGCTACCGCTCCGAGGTCACCGACTCGCCCGACTTCGTCTGGGAGCTGCCGGACGCGAACGCGCTCGAGCGCTCGTCCGAGGACGCGTCGCGCCCGGACACGGCCGGCCAGGAGAAGGTCGCCGCGCAGCTGATCGAGGCGCTCCAGCACTTCAAGATCGAGGCCAAGGTCATCGGCATGGTGGCCGGCCCGCACATCACCCGCTACGAGCTGCGGCTCGCGCCGGGCATCAAGGTCGGCAAGGTCGCCCAGCTCAAGGACGACCTCGCGTACGCGCTCGCCGCGGCCGACATCCGCATCCTGGCGCCGATCCCGGGCAAGCAGGCGGTCGGCATCGAGGTGCCGAACGCGCGCCGCCGGATCGTGCACCTCGGCGACATCTACGGGCAGCCGCCCGAGGACTGGTCGCCGCTCACGGTGTGGCTCGGCAAGGACGTCGCGGGCCGTGCGATCGGCGCCGACCTGGCCAAGATGCCGCACCTGCTCGTCGCCGGCACCACCGGCGCGGGCAAGTCCGCGTGCGTGAACGCGATGCTCTCGTCGATCCTGCTGCGCGCGACCCCGCACGAGGTGCGGATGGTGCTGGTGGACCCCAAGCAGGTCGAGCTCACGCACTACGACTCGATCCCGCACCTGCTGACGCCGGTGATCACCTCACCGCGCCAGGCCGCGACCGCCCTGCAGAACCTCGTGCGCGAGATGGAGCAGCGCTACGGCGCGATGGCGCTGGCACGGACCCGCACGCTGAAGGACCTCAACAAGGTCCGCGCCACGCGGGACCAGCCGCCGCTGCCGTACATCCTGTGCGTGATCGACGAGCTCGCGGACCTGATGATGGTCGCGCCGGCCGACGTCGAGGACTCGATCATCCGCATCGCCCAGAAGGCGCGCGCGGTCGGCATCCACCTGGTGCTGGCCACGCAGTCGCCGCGCGTGGACGTCATCACCGGCATGATCAAGGCCAACGTGCCGTCGCGGATCGCGTTCGCGGTGTCCTCGCAGACGGACTCCCGCGTGATCCTCGACCAGAACGGCGCCGAGGCGCTGCTCGGCATGGGCGACATGCTCTTCTCGCCGGTCGGCTCCTCGCGGCTGCAGCGGATCCAGGGCGCGTACATCGACGAGCCGCAGATCGAGGCGATCACGGGCGCGTGGCGCGACCAGGGCGAGCCGGAGCTGCGCGAGGACCTGCTCGAGGAGGTCGAGGAGGAGTCCACCGCGGAGGCGGAGGGAGCGCCCGACGAGTTCGATCCGGACGAGGACCCGCTGCTCGAGGACGCGATCCGCCTCGTCGCCGAGATGCAGACCGCTTCGACCTCGATGCTGCAACGTCGCTTGCGGCTCGGCTACACCCGAGCTGGGAGGCTCATCGACATGCTCGAGCGCCGCGGCGTGATCTCCGGATACGAAGGTTCCAAGCCACGTCAGGTGCTCGTGACGGAGGCGGATGTCCCGCGGGTGCTCGAATCGCTGTCGAAATCGCCGGCGAAGGTGCCTGACGACGATGTCTCGCCCGAGTAG
- a CDS encoding helix-turn-helix domain-containing protein, with product MPEIGETLRETRMRRRIDMTEVEAATKIRAKYLRALENEEWDLLPGPTFVKTFLRTYAEYLELDPRLLVEEYRQRFERPTTQDLTPFRRERGGRQRQRPRRSIGPFIVVGLGIVIVLGALYLLGALGDENDPERNLTSTPTPTATATATPASTSSGSKKKSKKKAAPTRVSVKITASERVYVCLVDATGKAVVDGEYIEKGASTKTFRSRYFRVNLGNSSVRMTYGGKRYSAANIGQPIGYELRPGKKPKRLKESVRTGLCAS from the coding sequence ATGCCGGAGATCGGTGAGACGCTTCGCGAGACACGGATGCGCCGCCGCATCGACATGACCGAGGTCGAGGCGGCGACGAAGATCCGTGCCAAGTACCTGCGCGCCCTCGAGAACGAGGAGTGGGACCTGCTGCCCGGGCCCACCTTCGTCAAGACGTTCCTGCGCACGTACGCGGAGTACCTGGAACTTGACCCACGCCTGCTCGTGGAGGAGTACCGGCAGCGCTTCGAGCGGCCGACGACGCAGGATCTCACGCCGTTCCGGCGGGAGCGCGGCGGCCGTCAGCGCCAGCGGCCGCGGCGGTCGATCGGGCCGTTCATCGTCGTCGGGCTCGGGATCGTGATCGTGCTGGGTGCGCTGTACCTCCTGGGCGCGCTGGGGGATGAGAACGATCCCGAGCGCAACCTGACGAGCACGCCGACGCCGACCGCCACGGCGACCGCGACGCCCGCGTCGACGTCGTCGGGCTCGAAGAAGAAGTCGAAGAAGAAGGCGGCGCCGACCCGCGTGTCCGTGAAGATCACCGCGTCGGAGCGCGTCTATGTGTGCCTGGTCGACGCGACGGGGAAAGCGGTGGTCGATGGCGAGTACATCGAGAAGGGCGCGAGCACCAAGACGTTCCGGTCCCGGTACTTCCGGGTCAACCTGGGCAACAGCTCGGTCCGCATGACCTACGGCGGCAAGCGCTACTCCGCGGCCAACATCGGCCAGCCGATCGGCTATGAGCTGCGGCCGGGCAAGAAGCCCAAGCGGCTCAAGGAGTCGGTCCGCACGGGGCTCTGCGCGTCTTGA
- the cheB gene encoding chemotaxis-specific protein-glutamate methyltransferase CheB, with translation MASLPNTSARPRVVVADDSRLMRRILSDALSRQGFDVVAGAANGDEALAACNEHRPDAMTLDLHMPGLDGLGVLRALKAGKATSVPVIVVSAFSPAHGARAVDALAEGAFDLVAKPAMGESMDEFTKELARKVNDAADSGKARARRRLTPPTKPAKVTPLVNKPATPRAAAARPARTGGKKFVMIASSTGGPKALGELIPKLPSPLGSGSVIVQHMPPGFTASLATRLDGTSRLSVVEAKAGDAVDPKRLLLAPGGAHLRMENDGRVRLSDDAPMGGLRPRADLTIEDVAKIYGSNLLLVVLTGMGKDGLEGAKAVKKAGGRILVEAESTCVVYGMPRAVAEAGLADEILPLNELPAAIAREAGA, from the coding sequence GTGGCCAGCCTCCCCAACACGAGTGCGCGTCCGCGAGTCGTCGTCGCCGACGACTCGCGCCTGATGCGCCGCATCCTCTCCGACGCGCTCTCTCGCCAGGGATTCGACGTGGTCGCCGGTGCGGCCAACGGCGATGAGGCGCTGGCCGCCTGCAACGAGCACCGGCCCGACGCGATGACCCTCGACCTGCACATGCCCGGCCTCGACGGCCTGGGCGTGCTGCGCGCGCTGAAGGCCGGCAAGGCCACAAGCGTCCCGGTCATCGTCGTCTCCGCGTTCTCCCCCGCCCACGGCGCCCGCGCGGTCGACGCGCTGGCCGAGGGCGCGTTCGACCTCGTCGCCAAGCCCGCGATGGGCGAGTCGATGGACGAGTTCACCAAGGAGCTCGCCCGCAAGGTCAACGACGCGGCCGACAGCGGCAAGGCCCGTGCCCGCCGGCGGCTGACGCCGCCGACGAAGCCCGCCAAGGTGACGCCGCTCGTCAACAAGCCCGCCACGCCCCGCGCGGCGGCGGCACGCCCGGCTCGCACCGGCGGCAAGAAGTTCGTGATGATCGCGTCCTCGACGGGCGGCCCGAAGGCCCTCGGCGAGCTGATCCCGAAGCTGCCGTCTCCGCTGGGCTCCGGCTCGGTCATCGTCCAGCACATGCCGCCCGGCTTCACCGCCTCGCTGGCGACCCGCCTGGACGGCACCTCGCGCCTGAGCGTGGTCGAGGCCAAGGCCGGTGACGCGGTCGACCCCAAGCGCCTCCTGCTGGCCCCCGGCGGCGCGCACCTGCGCATGGAGAACGACGGGCGCGTGCGCCTGTCCGACGACGCCCCGATGGGTGGCCTGCGCCCGCGTGCGGACCTCACGATCGAGGACGTCGCGAAGATCTACGGCTCCAACCTGCTGCTGGTCGTCCTGACCGGCATGGGCAAGGACGGCCTGGAAGGCGCGAAGGCGGTCAAGAAGGCCGGCGGTCGCATCCTGGTCGAGGCCGAGTCCACCTGCGTCGTCTACGGCATGCCGCGCGCGGTGGCCGAGGCCGGTCTCGCCGACGAGATCCTGCCGCTCAACGAACTGCCCGCCGCTATTGCCCGGGAGGCCGGCGCATGA
- a CDS encoding sensor histidine kinase produces MASPVSSTRSAARATYSAYKRQPIRWRLAGGSAALTLIILLGFAVIVGTLTTRAIQADFNRQVSSAADRLQQRLEYTPVGRDDNGNPQFRSNTDLDAYTSGSNAVVRVVYTNGARFDGSSNAPSFGEPAVGGREIDGWRVETRELRLFPGDSAVYLFVYVQYARRLSDVQATANRVKVFLGLGVLGGTGLALLAGLATARRAMEPIAELTAAAREVERTRDASLTIPRPEAEDEVAELATTLESMLHALDEARAETEHSLARQREFVADASHELRTPLTSVLANLELLEETLTGEHKEAAASALRSSKRMRRLVADLLLLARQDAGRTPIQHRPVDLSEVVAAAASELEPVAGDHDISITAAPGAEVEGVQDELHRLVLNLMENALRHTDPGTAVEASVERQNGHVVLAVEDDGPGIAPELREKVFERFFRAHGDRSGSSGLGLAIVKAVAESHDGSVSLEPPLDGRGARFVVRFPALP; encoded by the coding sequence GTGGCGAGCCCCGTCTCCTCCACACGGTCCGCGGCGCGGGCTACGTACTCCGCGTATAAGCGTCAACCGATCCGCTGGCGCCTCGCCGGCGGATCCGCTGCGCTCACGCTGATCATCCTGCTCGGCTTCGCCGTGATCGTCGGCACGCTCACGACGCGCGCGATCCAGGCCGACTTCAACCGCCAGGTGTCCTCGGCGGCCGACCGCCTGCAGCAGCGGCTCGAGTACACGCCCGTCGGCCGGGACGACAACGGCAACCCGCAGTTCCGCAGCAACACGGACCTGGACGCCTACACGTCCGGCAGCAACGCGGTGGTCCGCGTCGTCTACACGAACGGGGCGCGCTTCGACGGGTCCTCCAACGCGCCGAGCTTCGGCGAGCCCGCGGTCGGCGGGCGCGAGATCGACGGCTGGCGCGTCGAGACGCGCGAGCTGCGCCTGTTCCCGGGTGACTCGGCGGTGTACCTGTTCGTCTACGTGCAGTACGCGCGCCGCCTGTCCGACGTGCAGGCCACGGCCAACCGCGTGAAGGTCTTCCTCGGCCTCGGCGTGCTCGGAGGCACCGGGCTCGCGCTGCTGGCCGGCCTGGCCACGGCCCGGCGCGCGATGGAGCCGATCGCGGAGCTCACCGCCGCGGCGCGCGAGGTCGAGCGCACGCGCGACGCCTCGCTGACGATCCCCCGTCCGGAAGCCGAAGACGAGGTCGCCGAGCTGGCGACGACGCTCGAGAGCATGCTGCACGCGCTCGACGAGGCCCGTGCGGAGACCGAGCACTCGCTCGCACGCCAGCGGGAGTTCGTCGCCGACGCCTCGCACGAGCTGCGCACGCCGCTGACGTCCGTGCTGGCCAACCTGGAGCTGCTGGAAGAGACGCTGACCGGCGAGCACAAGGAGGCGGCGGCGTCGGCGTTGCGCTCGAGCAAGCGGATGCGCCGGCTGGTGGCCGACCTGCTGCTGCTCGCGCGCCAGGACGCCGGGCGCACGCCGATCCAGCACCGGCCCGTGGATCTGTCGGAGGTCGTGGCCGCCGCCGCGTCGGAGCTGGAGCCGGTCGCCGGCGACCACGACATCTCGATCACCGCCGCGCCCGGGGCCGAGGTCGAGGGCGTGCAGGACGAGCTGCACCGCCTCGTCCTGAACCTGATGGAGAACGCCCTGCGCCACACCGATCCGGGCACCGCGGTCGAGGCGTCGGTGGAGCGCCAGAACGGCCACGTGGTGCTGGCGGTCGAGGACGACGGACCGGGCATCGCGCCCGAGCTGCGCGAGAAGGTGTTCGAGCGGTTCTTCCGCGCCCACGGCGATCGCAGCGGCTCGTCCGGGCTCGGTCTAGCGATCGTCAAGGCGGTCGCCGAGAGCCACGACGGCAGCGTGTCGCTGGAACCCCCGCTCGACGGGCGCGGCGCCCGCTTCGTAGTGCGGTTCCCAGCCCTCCCCTGA
- a CDS encoding CheR family methyltransferase, producing MTPPPRTPRTPLTPRTPTAPRTPLATRTPITPKGVERPARTPLAPRPAVTRPAAAAPARPSVGTASLKSDDFTALCELVRSLCGVDLLQYKRNQMERRVRTWTERRGTPDLTEYGKILRKDSEELDAFLDRVTINVSHLWRHEDQFEVLRNKILPELAERKRLKIWSAGSSYGAEAYTIAAVCRETIPNIPVEIVGTDLDKRMVARAREGYFTPEDARTSPKAMLQKHFTPRTDGGWQAKPELKRMVRFESGDLLRMAVPSARYDVVFCRNTVIYFTEEVRDALHERLVKAMSPGGYLVVGTSERVSDPKALGLTSPYHFIYQKS from the coding sequence ATGACCCCTCCGCCCCGCACGCCCCGCACCCCGCTGACGCCGCGCACGCCCACGGCGCCGCGCACGCCGCTGGCCACGCGCACGCCGATCACGCCCAAGGGCGTCGAGCGCCCCGCGCGCACGCCGCTCGCGCCGCGTCCGGCCGTCACGCGCCCCGCGGCGGCCGCCCCCGCGCGCCCGTCGGTCGGCACCGCGAGCCTCAAGAGCGACGACTTCACCGCGCTCTGCGAGCTCGTCCGCTCCCTCTGCGGCGTGGACCTGCTCCAGTACAAGCGCAACCAGATGGAGCGCCGCGTCCGCACGTGGACCGAGCGCCGCGGCACGCCGGACCTGACCGAGTACGGCAAGATCCTGCGCAAGGACTCCGAGGAGCTCGACGCCTTCCTGGACCGCGTGACGATCAACGTCTCGCACCTGTGGCGCCACGAGGACCAGTTCGAGGTCCTGCGCAACAAGATCCTCCCGGAGCTCGCCGAGCGCAAGCGCCTGAAGATCTGGAGCGCCGGCTCGTCGTACGGCGCCGAGGCGTACACCATCGCCGCGGTCTGCCGTGAGACGATCCCGAACATCCCCGTGGAGATCGTCGGCACCGACCTCGACAAGCGCATGGTCGCCCGCGCCCGGGAGGGCTACTTCACGCCCGAGGACGCGCGCACCTCGCCGAAGGCGATGCTGCAGAAGCACTTCACGCCGCGCACCGACGGTGGCTGGCAGGCCAAGCCCGAGCTCAAGCGCATGGTCCGCTTCGAAAGTGGGGACCTTCTGCGTATGGCGGTCCCGTCCGCACGGTACGACGTGGTCTTCTGCCGCAACACCGTGATCTACTTCACCGAAGAGGTCCGGGATGCGCTGCACGAGCGACTCGTGAAGGCGATGTCCCCCGGCGGCTACCTGGTCGTCGGAACGTCGGAGCGCGTCTCCGACCCAAAGGCCCTCGGCCTCACTTCCCCCTACCACTTCATCTACCAGAAGAGCTGA